actggtccggcccccttgagatcaaattgtgctgtatgtggcccctgaacaaaaatgagtttgacacccctgcactagaCAATGAATAAACGAATGAAAGTATGTTGAATACAGTCTTGTTTGAAGTAGTAATATAGTACAGTGTCTTCAGATACAGTCGTCAAATTGTGCCATAATATGTCTAAAAATGTTCTCTGTTAATTGTGCGTTTGAAAAGCTGCTCCATCTGAATCCTGAATCCCTTCACTTGTTGACAGTAAATGGCTGCATGTAGCAGTGtcatctctttgtgtgtgtatacagcattCACATGTGGTATGTGCCAAAGAGGTGGTCCCAGTGGGTGAAGTAGGGGGCGTAGTTACCCCTGTGCAGCCTGTGGTGGGCTTGGTGGAAGGGGGCTCCTCCCAGACAAGGCAGCACTCTGTGCAGAGCCCAGGGCAGATTGTAGCCGCAGTGGTCTTCCACTGCCATCCAGCTGTTGAGGAGGTGAAAGAGGACTTCACTCAGAGGGTGACAGCCCACCAGCCACGCACTGCTcagagccagcagcagcagagacagcagctcGGCTGAGCTGGCATCCTGGGCTGCCAGAGCGAAGGGCACGTGGTGCTGGTGGTGCGGCTGATGGATGTTGCGATAGAGCCAGGGAAACctgagaagacacacacacacacacacacacacacacacagaaaaactcaAGTTTATAGTCGTGTCAGCATTTATCCACAAGTCCTGCTTCTTCTGCATGCAGTGGTTTCCACAGACATGACTTACagatctgtttgtttttttacctaaaTAAACATAAACTCATGCAGATGTGAAACAGGCCTAAACTCAGCTTTAAGTAATGTGTGAGAAAATGTCTCTTCTGTCTTGCAGAGATTACAACTAAAATGTAACGGTTGGTTTTTGTTACACACTTTTAATTAAGAATTTATgctataaaaatgaataataaaaatgaatgtctttCAACAGGGCCTTCATTTGGTAAGAGGACAAAAAGAGCACCACCTAGTGTTGGGAAATGAGCCAAACTGGTTTCTGACATcatgacaataaaacatgtgttattttattgcacttctgtctgtctggaggTTCAGACACGTTGTCTTTTCTCTATTATCACTGGTAGAGACTCATTACTGCTgctttattcttatttattccCGCGACCTTTCGGGAAATCCACTTCTATTCTATATTATTTCGTTTTTACTGGTTATTATACTCCAATTAAAGTATAAGACCTCTGAATggatcagtcagtcagtcatcatctaaccgctttatcctccaccagagggtcgcggggggtgctgcgccaatctcagctacatcgggcgataggcggggtacaccctggacagttcgccagtccatcgcagggccacatacaactagagacaaacaaccattcactctcacactcactcctacgctcaatttcgagtgtccaattcacctaatccccaaactgcatgtttttggactgtgggaggaagccggagaacccggagagaacccacgcacacatggggagaacatgcaaggcgagagtgctaaccaatacaccaccgtgtgacccctCTGAATGTATATTAAAGTTAATTACTAGCAGAATTATTCctgttacatttttaatgtctgtTATATAACTGCATCATTGCAGATGCTCTCACGTCTGTGGGGACAATAGAGAAAATTGGTTTTGTGATTTGGGGGTGCGTTCAATTTCTCCACAGTGCCCCGTGTTCCGAGCTTGTTGTTTCATTAGAAGCGTCGCTCCCCCGCAGACACAGTAACGCAGTAATCCTCCTAATAAAAgggaggaagctaaatggaattcagccCGCGTGAATTTAATGACGCACACCTGCGATTGTCCTCCTGTGATCTGTCAAAGTGTTTCTCGTTAAAGAAAAGACCAATGGCTGcataaaatatttacaacattcccaaatgtaaatattgatgTGATGTAAATGCATTTCTCAATTCTGGGGAATTAAGCGCAATActaatttatataatatacagaTAGAAGGACAATAAAATAGTATTAAAGGCCTGAAAGTAAATACAATATTCGACCcatatatgtttgtatgagtgtataatcatttaaaatagaaaaaaatgtttgtaacCTTAGAATAgcagttttatatataaatatatataaaagatgATTACAGGTCACGGTTTTAATTGATGTTTGTCAATCAAAAGGGATAAGTGACATcttaaggcccatttatactccattTTACGTCCGTCCATCCCAAACATTTCCTCCTTCACTGCCCAACATGTGTCTTTTGCGTTGTTATGGATGTTTTACGCAATCGTTTTTCTCGAGGGAGATGTCGAGTGCCATGTTGCAGACATCAACAAACACGGCGACCACTGAAGAGGTTCTTTTCTTGAGCTTGATCCACAATAGACTGAAGCCGCACCTGGCAGTCACTCTCTTTACAACTTTGTAGAGCCATTTTTAAAGGCCTGTGTATGGTGCTTCTCCATTATACCAGGAAACTGGATGGGCcagaaaaagccaaaaaaaaacctgacagcTGGGACTGGCGCCAGCATCACGTGTTCTCTCGCCCCTCCATTTCCAAAATGCATCCGTGAAAGATTGCAGCCTCAATACAACTTGCCTAATTTACATATAAAAAGGTTAATTCCAAGGCTACAAACTAATTGTTTTAAAGAGATGATACACAAACATACGTAGCGccaaatgaattgtcaactactTTGGGAACGGCTTCATCAGTTTGAGTCTTTATTCCAATAATTCCAATAAGCtttctgaacattttctgttttcaacaTGACAAATACTTCGTTAAACTGATGAAGTTTTGGTGTGTGGACAaaagtactcaattaatcgacaaataaatagattatgaaaataatcgttggcCCTTGACACATGTATGGATCAAATATTCAATCTCTGTCAATAaagcctcctaaatgttacatgcTGGACCTTTAATGGGTCAACATAAGACTAAAGGTGAGGacagtcatatatatatatacatatatgtgtatatatatatatatatatatatatatatataatagagGAGGACTTGAGTGCTCACCAGTGCAGAGAGACGTGCCATATGAAGAAGAGCGTgtcaaaaaacagcaaacacgcGTAGACTTCCACGAACAGCTGCCAGCAGGATGGAGCCAGCAGCGGCAGCGTGGGGGAGCGCAGAGTCTGGAAGATCGCGGTGACCGGGAGGACGACGGTCAGGTATCTGAAGAGCACAGTCCAAAAGCAGCCAAACCAGCGGCTGACAGGCGGCGGCCGCTGCGAGCCTGCGGGGATCCTCCAGGAGCGGACGCGCACACAGAAGATGGACAGCGTGTCCAGTGCCAGGAAAGGCGCGCAGAAGAGAACGTGCGTCAGGAAGGCGAAGGACGCGGGCAGGTACGGAGAGAGCAGGATCTCCTCCTGTCCTGCTTTCACATGCTCCCACAGAGGCTGCAGGACACGCGTGGATGCCTCCTCTTGCTCTGGGGACGGTGCGTACATCGCGGCTTTAAATCCACCTCCTGTATCCTCTTACATCACCACATGTGCCAGACTTTCTCTGCGCTTCTTCCAAAAATAGCGTCGGCTTTCAACCACAACaagacagataaataaataacacaataaatacacGTCTTCATTTGCTTGTTCTGAAAAGTCCTTCCTTGGacactgtctgtctttctccctCTACACTACAGTGAAGTCTAACTTTCCTTTGCTGCTGCCTCGACTCGTAGTAATTACTCACGCTGCCGGAGAGTTCCCCTCGCACTGcaatagaggaggaggaggagccgcgATGACTGTCGTGAAGTAAAAGGACAATTAAAAGCATTCACGGCACATTTCAGCCGTTTACGCAGCTGCGATCTCCTGCAGTAAAACTCCCGCTGACGCCGCTGGGAAAGTGCGGGGAATTCTGTGAAAGCAGTGATCGAACACAGCAGATTTGGAATATGATGCATCTTTAATCGGTTACAGCAGTCATTACACGATACATATGCATGTTAATGTATGAAGGTTGTAGGAAAGTAACCTTCAGAGAATGATCTGGAAACCAAAAGTGAACAGGACCCAAAAGGGAACGTTCTCtgaaggttgtatgaaggttgcaTGAAAGTAACGTtctgtgcaaccaaaaactaacgttagGGAAACTTTCCAtctcaaccacaggagaacctacAGAAgaggaaccttcagggaacgttccgCAGGCAAAAGCTATTCTATATTCAGAATTATGGATCCAATCTGTGTCATTTACAATCTGTGCAATATTTCCACTGCACTTATACGGAAGTGAAATGTGTACAAAAAAATCTTAATATGTTATATGTATtactcattttcctcctctgacaCTTCTTAATCTTCCCCAGTGtgaacaatcaaatcaaatcaaattcatctaaatctaatgtaatcttaatctaatctaatacaTACTGAAAAGCAGAAACTTCTCTACAGTTGAGTATTCGATAATcttatttggttttctttttaaagccaACATGATCCACCAATAATTTCCTCCACAGTAAAAATTGTTCTACATTTTAGACACaaattataaatatacatactgATCAATCGGCCagattatacattatacaacCTGTTGTTAGAAGATCTGGTCAATGTCTTCATCTaatcttaaatgtgttttatattttgtatattcagAGTAATTAAGTCTGATCAGAACAAAAGAGTTGTAGAAACAATCTCtcatgaatcgattattaatcaattactaaattaatcctcaatcctcttgttttttaaaaagaattagAATAGCTATTTGATGGTGTCTTTAcaagtaaatcatttaaaactaaaacaagacattttgagaaacactggtcgacattttatggaccaaataagtGTGAGTGATTCATCGATGAAGAAAGTCATAGTTAGTTGCAGATCATTTCAATCAATAATGATCActgtaaatgtcagataattatTGCGTTTTTGCTCCACAATGTACTGCACACGTTTACCGAACGTTGCTTTTGAAGAAAATGTCATGATGATTATTAATAAACTATCGCACATGGACCTGATAAAGTTCTGGAAGGAATAAAGCAGCAGAAGTATAAGAACTGTTTCAACActctgtatttttattgtatttaaaacGCAACATTTTTATGCAGGAGAATTAACGTCCTATAATCACAGTGCACTTTCAGTGTAAATACAAATctattagggatgcacgatattatcagCCCAGCATCTGTTTCGGCAGATAATCGTCTTTAAAGTTAAGATTTATGGGATATCACAGAGCTGTCGATGATGATTAATGACTGCAACAGGAGGCTAAATAGGCTGTAACCTCGTTGACCACAAGACAATCTTGTGATTGTTGCAAAATGTGGATTTGAAATAACTTTCGCATGAAACATGCAGTGAAACTCCACACATTCCCTGTATGTGAAGCAGCAGTGAGcaggtgtcacatgaccacaggtGGGTTtacgtgatcacatgacctctcacGAGCGTCCTCCCCGCCACACAGGTTAGCCACATATGCTAATAGGGAGGAAACACCAGCCTCCACAAATAGTTCAATTACTTGCTTTGTCTTTTTACTTGAATGGACGAGTTTGAAGGAAAAAGATATCCAGAAACATTGTGTCCTGTGATATAATCTCTAATTGAAATCTAAATTTCAAACAAAATCGACTAATTATTGCTATCatcaaattattaatttattatcatgtttttttttttttaaatgaatatgaaaaatatgatgttaatttcactacagaagagactaaataaCCTCTGCAGTTGTGCACATAGGAAAGTCTATTTATATTGGTATCAGATATCGGCATtaagtccaatatcgtgcatcccttaAATCAACAATATATTACTTGCACATTCACGATGAAAAACAGTGCAAATGTCTTTGCCTTTTACACAAAACTTAATTATTCTAAGAACTAAAAATGAAACAGACCAAATGTCACTGTGAGGATTTACTGGACCCACTTTTAATCACAATGAGGAGTAGGTGGAACAAAGCCTCCTAACTGTCATGTTTGACTGCATTTCCAGGAAAAAAGCCTCTCGGATTTGAATGAAATATTAACTCAATGTGGGAATAAAAAGTTTCCCTTAATCACTGACTCAGCATAAACCAAAAGTCTCCTCTCATCTCACTCAGCTCCCAAGTGAAATGCATCAGACAGAGTAGTAGATCTCATCACTTAGTCACCAACTCGCAGCTACACATCCGGTGCAACTACGCAGATCATTCCACAAAACTTAATCAAGTGCTGACAGAAATCCAGAAATTTGGTCCTAATCAACTCAAGATTTCAACAAAGTTCCCACATTCCTTTTCTCATGTGGAACCACACTGTTATTTGCTGCTGTAGATGTCTGGCACAGATTCTTACAGGACACACATACAACACTTTTATCAAAGTATTCATAAAAGTAATAGCCAATGTCACATCTGGTTTGTTTATTAGCGCAGCACTACAAGATTTTCTTTCAAGCCTCCTGGCTTCCCGTTCAGCAAAGTTTGATGACGGTTTAAAAAgcagaaagttgtgtttttttaataatataggAATATAAAAGTAGATTTTAACCAAGAGAAAAAATGAATCCCATGTTGTAGCAGACGAGAGGACATCAGCTGAGCAGGTGGTCTCTGCATTCATTACTTAAACCACCTCTGAACGTGGTTTTTGTGGTCCAATTTGTCCTCAGCACACTTTCTGATGTCCTCTGACCGGTTGCAGTTTTAAACTAATGAGCGGTCATCGAGGTTATAAAAGCTTTGGGTTTTTCAGtagttttagttttgactttttgtttggaaaatgactttgtttcaAATAGTTTTTAGagttatttttttggaaatgcttagtttgtattagttttttggtacattttcactacaattttagttataaaaacacattttttttattttaactagtttttatttttatttcagtatacgaaaatgttttttttcaatttcaattcaattcttttTCAATTTCTTTAGTTTTCGTTAACTGTAATAACCTTGACACTCAAAACCACATTATTATCACCGAcatgtgatttctttttgttctgaTGGGAAAAAcctatttcatgttacagcagcttGATTAGCGCTTTGACTCAATGACTTAATGACAGTTAGCGAATCAGCTAGTTCAAGAGTAATGTCGAGCTTGGGTCGGTTATAAAGTCTCCAAACCCAGTGATGAACTCCGCATTTCCGCGAAAGTGTCATTCGAAGTCAGAGCTTCCGTTTGATTTAACAACAAGTGGagtcagcagggggcgctgttgcTCAGCAAAAGTTACAGaggctgtttttctgtgtctcaccttgaaataaaaaaacaaacagagacggATATAACAAACGGTGCTGCAAAAATAGTCTTCACTAAAAGTTCACTgtgaaaaacaatgttgtttatacacaaacagcagaaatgTGGTAAAAATGTGAACAATATTTTCCGTACGCCCTCTGTGCTGAAAagaatttacaaaaacaaattcatctCTTCACGTCAAAGTCATGAGGAGATGATGTTTCATCAGATACATTCATTGCCCTGCGATTTGTCTCGAGTGCCATTATCTGGCGAGGGCCAGTCTTTTTCAAAGTCTTCAGAATCATCGACCTCAGTGTGGAACACAACTGCTTCTCCtttgagacaaaaataacaatgtttttatttacttcttgaattattttataatcTCTGCTCTACCATTCCAAAATGTGTATGTGGTAATATAGAAGGAGTCGTCATCTGCGTATAAACAAGTCAAAAGAGCAGCTTAAacaccttttaaaataaaaggaaactaTAAGAGCAAAAAGGGTTAGAAATAGATCAAATTGGTTAGAATGTCTGATGATAGTAATCCTGTTTAATTTCAGGGTCTGGAGTGACCTTTAAAGTTtaccataaaataaatataaaggaGGCTGCTTTTTGTCTAACTCTAAAATCAAGAACCCATCGTTTAGGAAAATTACTACAAATGTCTGCGTTTAAAATGTCCACCTGTGCAAGAACAGAGAGCTTTCAGTAAGAAAAGTGTAGTAACAGCTCTTTTTGTCTCTGCTACCATTACCGGTGTCACTCCGATACGGTCAGTTACTTCGctgtaaataagacatttgtacTGATGCGTTCACCCCGAGCT
The DNA window shown above is from Solea senegalensis isolate Sse05_10M linkage group LG5, IFAPA_SoseM_1, whole genome shotgun sequence and carries:
- the ch25hl3 gene encoding cholesterol 25-hydroxylase-like protein encodes the protein MYAPSPEQEEASTRVLQPLWEHVKAGQEEILLSPYLPASFAFLTHVLFCAPFLALDTLSIFCVRVRSWRIPAGSQRPPPVSRWFGCFWTVLFRYLTVVLPVTAIFQTLRSPTLPLLAPSCWQLFVEVYACLLFFDTLFFIWHVSLHWFPWLYRNIHQPHHQHHVPFALAAQDASSAELLSLLLLALSSAWLVGCHPLSEVLFHLLNSWMAVEDHCGYNLPWALHRVLPCLGGAPFHQAHHRLHRGNYAPYFTHWDHLFGTYHM